A window of Longispora fulva contains these coding sequences:
- the msrB gene encoding peptide-methionine (R)-S-oxide reductase MsrB — MTEHSELPTTEAEWRERLTPAEYRVLREAGTEAPWVGEYTDTKTIGVYRCRACGTELFSSDTKFDSHCGWPSYFSPLAEDRVKLLEDTTLGMKRVEVRCAHCDSHLGHVFEGEGYDTPTDQRYCINSISLTLEPAE; from the coding sequence ATGACCGAGCACAGCGAACTGCCCACGACCGAGGCCGAGTGGCGCGAGCGCCTGACCCCGGCGGAGTACCGGGTGCTCCGCGAGGCCGGCACCGAGGCGCCCTGGGTCGGGGAGTACACGGACACGAAGACCATCGGGGTGTACCGGTGCCGCGCGTGCGGCACGGAGCTCTTCAGCAGCGACACGAAGTTCGACAGCCACTGCGGCTGGCCGAGCTACTTCTCGCCGCTCGCCGAGGACCGGGTGAAGCTGCTGGAGGACACCACGCTGGGGATGAAGCGGGTGGAGGTGCGCTGCGCGCACTGCGACTCGCACCTGGGGCACGTGTTCGAGGGCGAGGGGTACGACACCCCCACCGACCAGCGCTACTGCATCAACTCCATCAGCCTGACCCTGGAACCCGCAGAGTAG
- a CDS encoding ADP-ribosylglycohydrolase family protein yields the protein MISRRAAAGYSMRGLALGDAFGETWFRRPVDSVEREIRERRLSPGPWPWTDDTAMALPLLRMLDEDGAVDQDRLALAFANTYDADRDRGYGPSMHRVLREIGEGEPWRAVTSRQFGGQGSWGNGAAMRVAPLGAWFADDLAEAARQAAEQARVTHAHPEAVAGSVAVALAAALAVLGLPSDQLIATVAAHVEDGEVASRLRRAVGIRPVVDPRHAAAVLGCGLQISAPDTVPFAIWCAARHLDDLHEALWATASAGGDVDTTCAIVGGIVAGRTGLTGIPDAWTTAAEPLPGWLTHLT from the coding sequence ATGATCAGCAGACGGGCGGCCGCCGGGTACTCGATGAGGGGTCTCGCGTTGGGGGACGCGTTCGGGGAGACGTGGTTCCGTCGGCCCGTGGACAGCGTGGAGCGGGAGATCCGGGAGCGTCGGCTCTCACCGGGACCGTGGCCGTGGACGGATGACACCGCGATGGCCCTGCCGCTGCTGCGCATGCTCGACGAGGACGGCGCCGTCGACCAGGACCGGTTGGCGCTGGCGTTCGCGAACACCTACGACGCGGATCGCGACCGGGGATACGGTCCGTCGATGCACCGGGTGCTGCGGGAGATCGGCGAGGGCGAGCCGTGGCGGGCGGTCACGTCCCGTCAGTTCGGTGGGCAGGGTTCGTGGGGCAATGGCGCGGCCATGCGGGTGGCGCCGCTGGGCGCCTGGTTCGCCGACGACCTCGCCGAGGCAGCCCGACAGGCCGCCGAGCAGGCGAGGGTGACGCACGCCCACCCGGAGGCGGTGGCGGGCTCCGTCGCGGTCGCTCTCGCGGCGGCCCTGGCCGTCCTCGGACTGCCCTCGGACCAGCTCATCGCGACCGTGGCCGCCCACGTGGAGGACGGCGAGGTGGCGTCGCGACTCCGCCGGGCGGTCGGGATCCGGCCGGTGGTCGACCCACGGCACGCCGCCGCGGTACTCGGATGCGGGCTGCAGATCTCCGCGCCCGACACGGTGCCGTTCGCCATCTGGTGCGCGGCCCGGCACCTGGACGACCTGCACGAGGCACTGTGGGCGACTGCTTCGGCCGGTGGGGACGTCGACACGACCTGTGCCATCGTCGGCGGGATCGTCGCCGGCAGGACGGGGCTGACGGGGATCCCCGACGCGTGGACGACGGCCGCCGAGCCGTTGCCGGGATGGCTCACCCACCTGACCTGA
- a CDS encoding ATP-grasp domain-containing protein yields the protein MATTMVFPPRLTASAEQIRVAAGNRGLTPVQLGPDWRLPADLLGRVVHLHAGPTFADAVRAGVDVAPLEAPPGWLAGLPQEFLRREVRLIPISEAHTLRRPVFAKSPNDKSITAMVYSDGTRLPGSDAVDPFTPVLVSDPVDVVAEFRLHVLDGAVRTGSQYGDDGVLRMASLAGHPREAEVRAFAADLLADQAAALPSAIVLDVGTVRPLSGGPAGWAVIEANAAWAAGCYEADVDSALDVILRAAGPSEDLSDHDRRFVRPPG from the coding sequence ATGGCGACCACGATGGTTTTCCCGCCGAGGCTGACAGCCTCGGCGGAACAGATCCGAGTTGCGGCCGGGAACCGGGGCCTCACGCCGGTCCAGCTCGGCCCCGACTGGCGGCTGCCCGCCGACCTGCTCGGTCGCGTCGTGCATCTGCACGCTGGCCCGACATTCGCCGACGCGGTCCGCGCCGGGGTGGACGTGGCCCCGCTGGAGGCGCCCCCGGGTTGGCTCGCGGGTCTGCCACAGGAGTTCCTGCGCCGCGAGGTGCGCCTGATCCCGATCAGTGAGGCGCACACACTGCGCCGCCCGGTCTTCGCCAAGTCGCCGAACGACAAGAGCATCACCGCGATGGTGTATTCCGACGGCACCCGCCTTCCAGGCTCCGACGCCGTCGACCCGTTCACACCCGTGCTGGTCAGCGACCCGGTCGACGTGGTGGCGGAGTTCCGGCTGCACGTGCTCGACGGCGCGGTGCGCACGGGCAGCCAGTACGGCGACGACGGGGTGCTGCGGATGGCCTCGCTGGCCGGCCACCCCCGGGAGGCCGAGGTGCGCGCCTTCGCCGCGGACCTGCTCGCCGACCAGGCCGCCGCGCTGCCGTCCGCGATCGTCCTGGACGTCGGCACGGTGCGGCCGCTGTCGGGCGGTCCGGCCGGGTGGGCGGTGATCGAGGCCAACGCCGCCTGGGCCGCCGGCTGCTACGAGGCCGACGTCGACAGCGCCCTGGACGTGATCCTCCGCGCCGCCGGCCCGTCAGAGGACCTCTCTGACCACGACCGCCGGTTCGTGCGACCTCCCGGATAG
- a CDS encoding DUF2203 domain-containing protein: MTNPPTGDPTDPSGGPSDDGPLDPSGGVPEPGPVTLGEARRILAGLLPHIHNLIALRADFAELQADLAADGTSPLGGLAEAKSLEARLFATVEHLAAHGAQVKGFAPVLLDFLGERDGRPVLWCWLEGDPDIYWYHRQDAGFAARRPV, from the coding sequence GTGACGAACCCGCCCACCGGGGACCCCACCGACCCGTCCGGCGGTCCGTCCGACGACGGGCCCCTGGACCCGTCGGGAGGCGTTCCGGAGCCGGGGCCGGTGACGCTGGGCGAGGCCCGCCGGATCCTGGCCGGCCTGCTGCCGCACATCCACAACCTGATCGCGCTGCGCGCCGACTTCGCCGAACTCCAGGCCGACCTCGCCGCCGACGGCACGAGCCCGCTCGGCGGCCTGGCGGAGGCCAAGAGCCTGGAGGCCCGGTTGTTCGCGACCGTCGAGCACCTCGCGGCGCACGGGGCCCAGGTCAAGGGCTTCGCCCCGGTGTTGTTGGACTTCCTCGGCGAGCGCGACGGCCGGCCGGTGCTGTGGTGCTGGCTGGAGGGCGATCCGGACATCTACTGGTACCACCGCCAGGACGCCGGCTTCGCCGCCCGCCGCCCGGTCTGA